The Ornithinibacillus sp. 4-3 region CCGATGACGGTCCTTTTTACTGACCTTTTTGAACACGCACTTTTATAAAAATTAATCATTTAATTTAGCAACAGCTGCCACAAATACTTTAGCAGTAGAAATCATTGCTTCCTCATCAAAGTCAAAACGAGGGTGATGGTGTGGATATACACGCTCAGAGTCGCTTAGACGAGCTCCGGTAAAGAAGAAAGTTCCTGGTTTTTCCTGAATGAAATAACCAAAATCTTCGCTTCCCATTTTCGGTTCGATTTCTTTTACATTTTCCTCACCGAGAACTTCTGTAGCAATATCTTTAATATATTTTGTTTCAGTAGGATGGTTATAAACAGATGCATAGCCTCTGTCATACTTAATTTCACATGTAGCACCATTTGCTGCGCAAGTTGACTCTGTTAGCTGTTTAATACGATTTTCTAATAAATCACGAATTTCTGGATCATATGAACGAACAGAACCTGTAATAACAGCTGTATCTGGAATAACGTTGGGTGCTTCACCAGAGTGGAAAGAACCTACTGTAATTACTGCAGATTGAATAGGATCTACGTTACGGCTTACAATTTGTTGTAGATTTGTTACAAGCTGACTACCAATTACTAATGGGTCTACAGTTTCATGTGGTGAAGCTCCATGTCCACCTTTTCCAGAAATAGTAATATTAAACATATCAGCAGAAGCCATTGTATACCCTTCACGATAATAAACAACACCAGCTGGTAATGTACTTTGTAAATGTGAACCTATAACAATGTCTACACCATCTAAACATCCAGCTTCAATCATTGATTTTGCTCCACCTGGAAATTGTTCTTCAGCATGTTGATGAAGGAATACAACATTTCCTGCTAATTCATCACGGTGTTTAGCAAGTACTGTTGCAGCTGCAAGCAATGTTGCGGTATGTCCATCATGCCCGCATGCATGCATTACGTCTTTGACAGTTGATTTGTATGGAACATCTTTTTCGTCTTGAATTGGTAGTGCATCGAAGTCTGCACGAATAGCAATTGTTTTTCCTTCTTTTTTACCACGTAAAAGACCAACAACACCATTTTCGCCAACCTTTGTTTGTACTTCAATATCTAAGTCTGTTAAATAATCAGCGATAAATTTTGCTGTGCGCTCTTCCTTGAAAGATAGTTCTGGATTTTGGTGTAAATATCTACGAATCTCAACCATTTTTGGATATAATTCTTCTACTTCTTTTAATAAAGTTTGTACATCCATATAGATCTCTCCCTTTTTTTTTCGTTAAAAAGTCAGTAAGTTCTGACAAATGACCATTGGGTATGCCAAGTGCATTTGAAAGACTTCAAAGTATATTTTTAAATTTTTCTGATAGTTCTGACGTAAAAAGGTTACGTTATTAGAGCTACCAATTGATTATAGTGCCCGAATAATTAGTTGTCAACGGTAAATGATAGCCGTTTTTTCAATGGTATACAAGGATTTTGCACTGAAAAATAGAGCTAGAAATCTAGTAAGACATGTAGGTATAAGGAATCTGGGAAAATAGAAATAGTAAAATAGACGAATTTTTATTAGAAAAGAATTATTATATTTAATTTTTGTCAAATCTATGAACAAATATATAAGTAAATAGCGACTAAAGAAGAGAAGGAGAATTTAACGAGCTTCAAGAAAGGATCTAACCAGTCTACCAGTGAGAAAAGAAAGAAAAGGAGAATCTTTTATTCACTATGGTTCACAATTTGCCCTCTGTTCAGGTATAATTAATAAGAATTCATGGAAAGGATCGTGCATTATGGCGTATCAAGCATTAT contains the following coding sequences:
- a CDS encoding M20 family metallopeptidase, with amino-acid sequence MDVQTLLKEVEELYPKMVEIRRYLHQNPELSFKEERTAKFIADYLTDLDIEVQTKVGENGVVGLLRGKKEGKTIAIRADFDALPIQDEKDVPYKSTVKDVMHACGHDGHTATLLAAATVLAKHRDELAGNVVFLHQHAEEQFPGGAKSMIEAGCLDGVDIVIGSHLQSTLPAGVVYYREGYTMASADMFNITISGKGGHGASPHETVDPLVIGSQLVTNLQQIVSRNVDPIQSAVITVGSFHSGEAPNVIPDTAVITGSVRSYDPEIRDLLENRIKQLTESTCAANGATCEIKYDRGYASVYNHPTETKYIKDIATEVLGEENVKEIEPKMGSEDFGYFIQEKPGTFFFTGARLSDSERVYPHHHPRFDFDEEAMISTAKVFVAAVAKLND